A portion of the uncultured Draconibacterium sp. genome contains these proteins:
- a CDS encoding two-component regulator propeller domain-containing protein, whose amino-acid sequence MKKHFKIFLVSVFLLLSFFVSANGGKLSFIHYTSEDGLPSSYIKSICQDQFGFIWAATRSSVCRFDGKYFKTFKAIDETGSSFDLWCKNFYTVADSGLIAQTIEDEFYFFDFKNEKFVKHPVLNSLDGIIEIQPSEGGMWAVGNDGLFFLPYGGNKFKRITDVFGFTIPDNNAKIVRIKERNHIVVGVGNDDKLYVVDCQNSDRRVFNLPENFNWNDIPVFYLDQNNSVWLGQADNGVYRISLTNGKTQYFSEDQNGDKHLLHNLIHTIQEDHHGNIWIGTENGLTIWSPYTEKFSDYQYNYNNAEGLNTNPIYDIFCDRDGNMWLGTYFGGINLWSNDTEFFKFWHAGQGVYNIGGNVVSSIVEDDGNNIWIATEDMGVNRIDRETGKVTKLLSAGDGLSFNNVHCLMFETRYKLWIGTYTGGINILDLRKGSFDYINKDSEPDLPADNIYSLLNLGDSIYITTSAGIAVYNTKNKKLTSFFPETLLGTQFESCFADGNRIWFSSLTRIYYFDRQEHKLTVFDKLKNLKHINFVKKDSKGRLWVGDCLEGLWCYYFLDETVKQYSESTGFPFSWIFSLEESADGTLWVSGDKGLVKLNPDNEEYYYFDRDSDLPFDQFNFRASNKDSKGNIYFGGNNGMISFNEKEEFAKRKVLNVVFRGMQLFNQPLSPSQKGALKKSLNFHPEIRLKHKQNVFTIEYAGLNFQNKGKCEYAYYLENFEKDWNYVGNRDFVTYTNLSPGTYRFHVKATTDKNEWLGHENTLSIIIEPPFWLSGWGFFIYFLLALLAMLIFYLTITRIQKTKALAEMERHEKDSIKELNNFKLDFFTNVSHELRTPLTLIIGPLSRILEEERLTPGAIRKMKGIKHNAHRLLTLINQLLEFRKIDSGKETLKVCSQNITSLINDIKESFSASAKNKGVKLECDLFDLDQEIWVDQLKLETILINLISNALKFTNKGGTIQISLKLVNEKNSEDQYLNIKVHDTGVGIAPDKKLKIFDRFYKDEKNIGNSVGSGIGLAFVQSLVELHRGKIDVESNVGEGSTFLVQLPVSRRFYKAQEIVMEQTQFIRDASLLDFNLGDSFQENNFLLPDGKPLVLVIDDNEDLLDFISETLSADYSVCRANNGEEGLKKLDELMPDLIISDVMMPGIDGFELCRTLKADLRTSHIPVVLLTAKCGEESEYEGLNTGADYYIQKPFYPQILTKLIENILSTRKNLVKRFKSDLNLIPEEVGSSDLDREFINDIAKLIQKNIDNTELDVAFIVKELRISRSLLHLKLKNLTGCSATEFIRNVRLRQAAMLIAEGKCNISEAAYRTGFSSPTYFTRRFREVYGKSPREYFGM is encoded by the coding sequence ATGAAAAAACATTTTAAAATATTTTTAGTCTCTGTTTTTCTCCTTCTTTCATTTTTTGTTTCAGCAAACGGAGGGAAGTTGAGTTTTATTCATTACACTTCTGAAGATGGTTTGCCCTCCTCTTACATAAAAAGTATCTGCCAGGATCAGTTTGGATTTATTTGGGCAGCTACACGTAGTTCTGTATGTCGTTTTGATGGAAAGTATTTTAAAACTTTTAAAGCCATTGACGAAACAGGTAGTAGTTTTGATTTATGGTGTAAAAATTTTTATACAGTTGCTGATTCAGGATTGATTGCTCAAACAATTGAAGATGAGTTTTATTTTTTTGATTTTAAGAATGAAAAATTTGTAAAACATCCTGTACTTAATTCTCTTGATGGAATTATTGAAATACAGCCATCAGAAGGAGGTATGTGGGCTGTAGGAAATGATGGATTGTTTTTTTTACCATACGGAGGGAATAAATTTAAGCGGATAACAGATGTTTTTGGGTTTACTATTCCTGATAATAATGCAAAAATTGTTAGAATAAAGGAGCGAAACCATATTGTAGTAGGTGTTGGTAATGATGATAAGTTATATGTTGTTGATTGCCAGAATTCTGATCGGCGCGTGTTTAACTTGCCTGAAAACTTTAATTGGAATGATATTCCTGTTTTTTATCTGGATCAGAATAATTCTGTATGGCTTGGGCAAGCTGATAATGGTGTATACAGAATAAGTTTAACAAATGGCAAAACTCAATATTTCTCAGAAGATCAAAACGGAGACAAACATCTTTTACACAATCTTATTCATACTATACAAGAAGACCACCACGGGAATATATGGATTGGGACCGAAAATGGGTTAACTATATGGTCGCCATATACCGAGAAATTTAGTGATTATCAGTATAATTATAATAATGCCGAGGGATTAAATACAAATCCAATTTATGATATTTTTTGCGATAGAGACGGTAATATGTGGTTGGGAACCTATTTTGGAGGTATTAATCTTTGGAGCAATGATACCGAGTTCTTTAAGTTTTGGCATGCAGGACAGGGTGTATATAACATTGGCGGAAATGTGGTAAGCAGTATTGTTGAAGATGATGGGAACAATATTTGGATTGCTACAGAAGACATGGGAGTAAACCGAATTGACAGAGAAACAGGTAAAGTAACTAAGTTATTGAGTGCAGGAGATGGCTTGTCATTTAATAATGTACACTGTTTAATGTTTGAAACACGCTATAAGCTCTGGATTGGAACTTATACAGGAGGTATAAATATTCTGGATCTTAGAAAAGGTAGTTTCGACTATATCAATAAAGATAGCGAGCCGGACTTGCCGGCAGATAATATATACTCATTACTGAATTTGGGAGATAGTATTTACATCACCACATCTGCCGGAATTGCCGTGTATAATACCAAAAACAAAAAACTAACTTCGTTTTTTCCTGAAACACTGTTGGGCACACAGTTTGAATCTTGTTTTGCTGATGGTAATCGGATATGGTTTTCGAGCCTAACCAGAATATATTATTTTGATCGGCAAGAACATAAACTGACTGTATTTGATAAACTGAAAAATTTAAAACATATAAACTTTGTAAAAAAAGATTCGAAAGGCCGCTTGTGGGTGGGAGACTGCCTGGAAGGATTATGGTGTTATTATTTTTTGGATGAAACTGTAAAACAATACAGTGAGAGCACAGGGTTTCCTTTTTCATGGATTTTTAGCCTGGAAGAAAGTGCTGACGGAACACTCTGGGTTAGTGGAGATAAAGGTTTGGTTAAACTAAATCCGGATAACGAAGAATATTATTATTTCGACAGAGACTCAGACCTCCCTTTCGACCAGTTTAATTTCAGAGCATCAAATAAAGACTCGAAAGGAAACATCTATTTTGGTGGAAACAATGGAATGATATCTTTTAACGAGAAAGAAGAATTTGCAAAACGAAAGGTACTGAATGTTGTTTTCCGCGGAATGCAGCTATTTAATCAACCGCTTTCTCCGAGCCAAAAAGGAGCCTTGAAAAAATCTCTGAATTTTCATCCTGAAATAAGATTAAAACACAAACAGAATGTTTTTACAATAGAGTATGCAGGGCTTAATTTTCAAAACAAAGGAAAATGTGAGTATGCCTACTACCTTGAAAACTTTGAAAAGGACTGGAATTATGTTGGAAACAGAGATTTTGTAACTTATACCAACCTCAGTCCCGGAACATACCGGTTTCATGTAAAAGCAACAACTGACAAAAATGAGTGGCTTGGACACGAAAATACTTTGTCTATAATAATAGAACCTCCGTTTTGGCTTTCTGGGTGGGGTTTTTTTATCTATTTTTTGTTAGCTCTTTTGGCAATGCTTATTTTTTATTTAACCATTACCAGAATACAAAAGACCAAAGCATTGGCGGAAATGGAACGCCATGAAAAAGATTCTATAAAAGAGTTGAATAATTTCAAATTAGATTTTTTTACCAATGTTTCTCACGAACTGCGAACTCCGTTAACACTAATTATTGGGCCGTTGAGCCGAATTTTGGAGGAAGAAAGACTAACGCCCGGAGCAATTCGGAAAATGAAAGGAATCAAACATAATGCACACCGATTGTTGACATTAATAAACCAGTTACTCGAGTTCAGAAAGATTGATAGCGGAAAAGAAACTTTAAAAGTATGTAGCCAAAATATTACTTCGTTAATAAACGATATTAAGGAGTCTTTTTCCGCATCAGCTAAGAACAAAGGAGTTAAGCTTGAGTGTGATTTATTTGATCTTGATCAGGAGATATGGGTTGACCAGCTAAAACTCGAAACCATTCTTATTAACCTAATATCAAATGCATTGAAGTTTACGAATAAAGGCGGAACTATACAGATTAGTTTAAAACTGGTTAACGAAAAAAATTCAGAAGACCAGTATCTTAACATAAAGGTACATGATACAGGAGTAGGTATTGCTCCGGATAAGAAACTAAAAATATTTGACCGTTTTTATAAAGACGAAAAAAATATCGGGAATTCTGTAGGTTCCGGAATCGGTTTGGCTTTTGTTCAAAGTTTGGTCGAATTGCATCGTGGAAAAATAGATGTTGAAAGTAATGTTGGCGAAGGAAGTACTTTTCTGGTTCAATTGCCTGTTTCGAGAAGATTTTATAAAGCCCAGGAAATTGTAATGGAACAAACACAGTTTATTCGCGATGCCAGTTTGTTGGATTTCAATTTGGGTGATTCTTTTCAGGAGAATAACTTTCTTTTGCCCGATGGGAAACCATTGGTATTGGTAATTGATGATAATGAAGATTTACTTGATTTTATTTCCGAAACCTTATCGGCCGATTATTCGGTATGCCGGGCTAATAATGGTGAAGAGGGATTAAAAAAGCTTGATGAGCTAATGCCCGATTTGATTATTAGCGATGTGATGATGCCCGGAATTGATGGTTTTGAATTGTGTCGGACACTTAAAGCTGATTTGCGTACTTCGCATATTCCGGTTGTGCTTTTAACTGCCAAATGTGGAGAAGAAAGCGAATATGAAGGTTTGAACACAGGTGCCGACTATTATATACAAAAACCATTTTATCCTCAAATATTAACAAAACTTATCGAGAATATTTTATCAACGCGCAAAAACCTTGTTAAACGTTTTAAATCTGATTTAAATCTGATTCCCGAGGAAGTTGGGAGTTCTGATCTTGATCGGGAATTTATTAACGACATTGCAAAATTGATACAAAAAAATATTGATAATACGGAGCTTGATGTTGCTTTTATTGTTAAAGAATTGCGAATTAGCAGGTCATTGCTGCATTTAAAATTAAAAAATCTGACCGGGTGCTCCGCTACTGAATTTATTCGCAACGTTCGTTTACGCCAAGCTGCGATGTTAATTGCTGAAGGTAAATGTAATATCTCTGAAGCAGCTTATCGAACAGGTTTCTCTAGTCCAACCTATTTCACCCGACGATTTAGGGAAGTTTATGGAAAGTCTCCTCGCGAATACTTCGGAATGTAG
- a CDS encoding RagB/SusD family nutrient uptake outer membrane protein, producing MNFKNYIKRIAGYTATVVGILALLTTGGCFNLDEEVFSEITEESFQASESDIVALMASGYTPLRYIMGWQGLFDIQEEPGDMFVTPTRPNGWDDGGTYKRMHFHTWNNLQWQPRNTWINCFDGINNVNRVILQIQSGSLPLAEGQAEPIIAEMRALRALWYSILVDTHGNVPLITKFSDEIPEQKSRSEIYEFIVSELNEVIPQLSENVDQSTYGRLTKWGALQLLARVYLNAEVYKGSAEWDKCIAACDQIISSGKYTLDASYRNIFSVNNEGSPEIVFAVPYDNVYATGWNAHMKMLLPSHRDVFNMVAQPWGGSSCNPQFINSYDEDDNRLEDSWLIGDQISAIDGSVVMTLVNEMPSIYYCEFEQGYRCQKYEIENGCQSSMSNDLPYFRYTDVLMMKAECLLRTGKSDEAAALVSEVRARSFDDPAKATVTGDELEGNTTVQYGTLAEDGSIDDPGDQTPVQFGRFLDELGWEFAAEFRRRTDMIRFGVYQTKSWYNHTPQGEHTILFPIGESELNTNPNLVQNPGY from the coding sequence ATGAATTTCAAAAACTATATAAAACGAATAGCGGGATATACCGCTACTGTAGTTGGGATTTTAGCCTTGTTAACTACAGGAGGTTGTTTTAACCTTGACGAGGAAGTTTTTTCAGAAATTACCGAAGAGTCGTTCCAGGCTTCGGAATCTGATATTGTTGCTTTAATGGCTTCGGGCTACACGCCACTGCGTTACATTATGGGCTGGCAGGGATTGTTTGATATACAGGAAGAGCCGGGCGATATGTTTGTTACACCAACACGCCCAAATGGTTGGGACGACGGTGGTACATACAAACGTATGCACTTTCATACCTGGAACAACCTGCAATGGCAACCACGAAATACCTGGATTAATTGTTTTGATGGGATCAACAACGTTAACCGTGTAATTCTGCAAATTCAGTCGGGATCGCTGCCACTTGCTGAAGGACAAGCCGAACCGATTATTGCCGAAATGAGAGCTTTGCGTGCACTTTGGTATTCTATTTTGGTTGATACGCACGGAAACGTGCCATTGATCACCAAATTTAGCGACGAAATTCCAGAGCAAAAAAGCCGTAGCGAAATTTATGAGTTTATCGTTTCTGAATTGAACGAAGTAATTCCGCAATTGTCGGAAAATGTTGACCAGTCGACTTACGGAAGATTAACAAAATGGGGTGCTTTACAACTGCTGGCCCGTGTATATTTGAATGCTGAAGTTTATAAAGGAAGTGCCGAGTGGGATAAATGTATTGCTGCTTGCGATCAGATCATCAGCAGCGGTAAATACACACTTGACGCAAGTTACCGGAATATTTTCAGTGTAAACAACGAAGGATCGCCTGAGATTGTTTTTGCAGTTCCTTACGATAATGTTTATGCTACCGGCTGGAATGCCCACATGAAAATGTTGCTGCCTTCGCACCGTGATGTGTTTAACATGGTTGCACAACCATGGGGAGGATCAAGTTGTAATCCGCAATTTATAAATAGTTACGATGAAGATGACAACCGTTTGGAAGATAGTTGGTTAATTGGCGATCAGATAAGTGCGATTGATGGCAGTGTTGTAATGACACTGGTAAACGAAATGCCAAGCATTTATTACTGCGAGTTTGAACAAGGATACCGTTGCCAGAAATACGAGATTGAAAATGGTTGTCAATCAAGTATGAGCAACGATTTGCCATATTTCCGCTACACTGACGTGTTAATGATGAAAGCTGAGTGTTTGTTGCGCACCGGAAAAAGCGATGAGGCTGCTGCACTTGTTTCAGAAGTTCGTGCACGTTCGTTCGACGATCCTGCAAAAGCAACAGTTACCGGCGATGAGCTGGAAGGAAATACAACAGTACAATACGGTACTTTGGCTGAAGACGGAAGTATTGATGATCCGGGAGATCAGACACCTGTTCAATTTGGTCGTTTTCTTGATGAATTAGGCTGGGAGTTTGCAGCCGAGTTCCGACGCAGAACAGATATGATCCGTTTTGGTGTTTATCAAACCAAAAGCTGGTACAACCACACGCCACAAGGCGAGCATACGATTTTATTCCCAATTGGTGAATCAGAATTAAATACCAATCCAAACCTGGTGCAGAACCCGGGTTATTAA
- a CDS encoding TonB-dependent receptor — MKSNLLKKTQVLFYVLLLALSPVFVFGQSVKITGTVSDSDGNTIPGATVVVQGTTNGTATDIDGKFVLNASKGDVLQVSYIGFKTQQIELSGETNIDVVLELDAIGIEEVVAIGYGTVKKADVTSAVSTVKSEDFIKGAVKDAAQLVQGKVAGLTVSLPTGNPTEGAQIMLRGVSSLNGGTAPLVLIDGIPGNLETIAPEDIESVDVLKDGSATAIYGTRGTNGVIIITTKSGANEMEPTIEYSGYVSLAQISKKLDFLDATELREKWNEGYSFTGANLQDYGSDTDWVDEITRDAVSHVHNLIFRGGSKNTNLTASLNYKNNQGIFMNSDNEKYTGRIDVNHSMFDNKLKANIGIISSEQKYWTGGDGYSFNNYVYRQAIIRNPTEPITNEDGSWFERDVYFYDNPVGYIKESEGQNKYRNMRFTGSLVYSPIADLNIKGLYARKGNSNIRGFYQTHDHVSTTKYGSDGYASRGTGDYVGNYTELSASYKKTIDNHRFSALAGYNYEDNTYENFWVNNKYFPTDSYTYNNIGIGQGLPKGEAGIGSEKYSDKLIALFARVSYSYDDKYLLMASLRREGSSRFGENHKWGYFPGVSAGWRINEESFMESVSWVDNLKVRAGFGVTGINAGDNYQSQSSLKYENYFRYNGDWLRELIPARNANPDLRWEKKEEFNIGLDFDLFGGRVGGALDYYSRKTKDALWAYDVPVPPYLYSSIMANVGVIQNNGFEALINVVPVQTQNFEWNANLTYSTNTNKLVSLSNDKFQTTNDFFYRGYTGEPIQIETHRLEIGGKIGNFYGLRSVDITEDGIWLIETPEGDIIPATESSTADRQVLGNGLPKHYMSWNNNFRYKNWELNMNLRGAFGYQILNFQRMFYENPTIGYNTLDSAYDKVYGKAVLSDVQRFVSYYVEDGDFIKLDNVTLSYNFNVENSQIFKNLRVYASGMNLLTITGYKGIDPEVNRIGLSPGNDDRDQYPTTRTYTFGVNVTF; from the coding sequence ATGAAATCGAATCTATTGAAAAAAACACAAGTACTTTTCTATGTTTTATTATTGGCTTTAAGTCCGGTTTTTGTGTTCGGACAGTCGGTAAAAATAACAGGAACAGTGAGTGATTCTGATGGGAATACAATTCCCGGAGCCACAGTGGTGGTTCAAGGTACTACAAATGGTACGGCCACTGATATCGATGGCAAATTTGTATTAAATGCAAGTAAGGGTGATGTACTTCAGGTATCGTACATCGGATTTAAGACGCAACAGATTGAATTAAGCGGAGAAACCAACATTGATGTTGTGTTAGAGCTTGATGCAATTGGTATTGAAGAGGTTGTTGCAATTGGTTATGGTACCGTAAAAAAGGCCGATGTTACCAGTGCGGTGTCTACCGTTAAGTCGGAAGACTTTATTAAAGGAGCGGTAAAAGACGCAGCACAACTGGTACAAGGTAAAGTTGCCGGTTTAACCGTGTCGTTGCCAACCGGTAACCCAACCGAAGGCGCACAAATTATGTTGCGTGGTGTATCGTCGCTTAATGGTGGTACTGCTCCTTTGGTATTGATTGACGGAATTCCCGGCAACCTGGAAACGATTGCTCCGGAAGATATCGAGTCGGTTGACGTACTGAAAGACGGTTCGGCAACTGCAATTTACGGTACCCGTGGTACAAACGGTGTAATTATTATTACAACCAAATCGGGTGCTAACGAAATGGAACCAACAATCGAGTACTCAGGTTATGTGTCGTTGGCACAAATCAGCAAAAAGCTTGACTTCCTTGATGCAACAGAGCTAAGAGAAAAGTGGAACGAGGGTTATTCTTTTACAGGAGCTAATCTTCAGGATTACGGATCGGATACAGACTGGGTGGATGAAATTACCCGCGATGCAGTGAGCCACGTACACAACCTTATTTTTAGAGGTGGTAGTAAAAATACCAACCTCACCGCTTCGTTAAACTACAAAAACAACCAGGGTATTTTCATGAATTCCGACAATGAAAAATACACCGGAAGGATTGATGTTAACCACAGTATGTTCGATAATAAACTGAAAGCGAACATTGGTATTATTTCCAGCGAGCAAAAATACTGGACAGGTGGCGACGGATATAGTTTTAACAACTACGTATATCGTCAGGCAATTATTCGTAACCCAACCGAGCCAATAACGAATGAAGACGGAAGCTGGTTTGAACGCGATGTGTATTTCTATGATAATCCGGTTGGATACATTAAAGAATCGGAAGGACAAAACAAGTACCGTAATATGCGTTTTACCGGTAGTTTGGTGTACTCTCCGATTGCCGACCTGAATATTAAAGGATTATACGCAAGAAAAGGAAACTCGAATATTCGTGGATTTTACCAAACGCACGACCACGTTTCAACAACCAAATATGGTTCTGACGGTTATGCTTCGCGCGGAACCGGCGACTATGTAGGAAACTACACTGAGCTTTCGGCCAGCTATAAAAAAACGATCGACAATCATCGTTTCTCGGCTTTGGCAGGTTACAACTACGAAGACAACACCTACGAAAATTTCTGGGTAAATAATAAGTATTTCCCAACTGACTCTTATACTTATAACAATATTGGCATTGGACAGGGATTACCAAAAGGTGAAGCAGGAATTGGAAGTGAAAAATACTCGGATAAGCTTATCGCATTATTTGCAAGGGTAAGTTATAGTTATGACGACAAGTATTTGTTAATGGCCAGTTTGCGCCGCGAGGGTTCTTCTCGTTTCGGTGAAAACCATAAATGGGGTTATTTCCCCGGTGTTTCTGCCGGATGGCGCATTAACGAAGAAAGTTTTATGGAAAGCGTTTCGTGGGTTGATAACCTGAAAGTGCGTGCCGGTTTTGGTGTAACAGGTATTAATGCCGGTGACAACTATCAATCGCAGAGTAGTTTGAAATATGAAAATTATTTCAGGTATAATGGAGATTGGTTGAGAGAGCTTATTCCTGCCCGAAATGCGAATCCCGATCTACGATGGGAGAAAAAAGAAGAGTTTAACATCGGTCTTGATTTCGACTTATTTGGTGGCCGTGTTGGTGGGGCTTTGGATTACTACAGTCGTAAAACAAAAGATGCACTTTGGGCTTATGATGTTCCTGTTCCTCCATACTTATATAGCAGCATTATGGCCAACGTGGGTGTTATCCAAAATAATGGTTTTGAGGCGTTAATTAATGTAGTTCCTGTTCAAACTCAAAATTTTGAGTGGAATGCGAACCTGACTTATTCAACCAATACAAACAAGTTGGTGTCATTATCAAACGATAAATTCCAGACAACCAACGATTTCTTTTACAGAGGATACACAGGCGAGCCAATTCAGATTGAAACACACCGTCTTGAGATTGGTGGAAAAATTGGTAATTTCTACGGTTTACGTAGTGTTGATATCACCGAAGATGGTATCTGGTTAATTGAAACTCCTGAGGGAGATATTATTCCTGCCACTGAATCGTCGACTGCCGACCGTCAGGTGCTGGGTAACGGTTTACCAAAACATTATATGAGCTGGAACAACAATTTCAGGTATAAAAACTGGGAACTGAATATGAACTTACGGGGAGCGTTTGGCTACCAGATTCTGAACTTCCAACGCATGTTCTACGAAAACCCAACCATTGGTTACAATACGCTTGATTCAGCCTACGATAAAGTTTATGGCAAAGCGGTACTTTCTGATGTACAGCGTTTTGTAAGCTATTATGTTGAAGATGGCGACTTTATTAAGCTTGATAACGTTACTTTAAGCTACAATTTCAACGTTGAAAACAGCCAGATATTTAAAAACCTGCGTGTTTATGCTTCAGGAATGAACCTGCTTACTATTACCGGTTACAAAGGTATCGATCCGGAAGTTAACCGCATTGGTTTATCGCCGGGTAACGACGACAGAGATCAGTATCCAACAACCCGAACATACACATTCGGTGTTAACGTTACCTTTTAA
- a CDS encoding family 43 glycosylhydrolase — protein sequence MRRNKNTQLLALFFLILFSACSTSENYEAYLFTYFTGNGPGEESIRFAVSEDGYNYRALNNNQPVLDNDDICSTGGVRDPHILRGEDGNFYMVVTDLYVTDMGWKNYAMVLLKSEDLINWQSSVVNIPEAFPEEFGDVWRVWAPQTIYDEEAGKYMVYFSMKQGDDPDIIYYAYANDDFTALETAPQQLLFSPTGNACIDADIIKKDGKFYMFHKSESGEPGIKLAISDKLTEGYEYPSLKRVDKESENVEGSGVFKLNNSNDWILMYDVYGLGRYQFTKSSDLQHFEVIDEAISMNFHPRHGTVLPITKTELKRLIAKWGKMNDPLAEATADGLKKQNVNIDSEKSIIRFPVKKGVDIAAFDPQFNTFSGVSVTPVGPQDFSNGAVQYTIEMEGVGKQTYSAIVSEDHNPVLDGFYADPDVLYSEKTGKYYIYPTSDGFHNWGGYYFKTFSSENLVDWKDEGIILNLRKDVSWADHNAWAPCIIEKKIDGVYKYFFYFCGRQKIGVAVADNPEGPFVDSGEPLINWKPEGITGGQEIDPDVFTDPETGTSYLYWGNGYLAAAELNDDMVSIKKETLKIMTPDNTFREGIYVIYRKGTYYFMWAEDDTRSPNYKVRYATSDSPLGELTIPENNIVIQKDLEKGILATGHNSAIQVPGKDEWYLVYHRFTYPKGKDMGYRAGFNREVCIDKLEFSANGDIIEVKPTLEGISR from the coding sequence ATGAGACGCAATAAAAATACACAGCTGTTAGCACTATTCTTTTTGATACTATTTTCTGCTTGCAGCACATCTGAAAATTACGAGGCTTATTTGTTTACCTATTTTACGGGCAACGGTCCGGGCGAGGAATCGATTCGATTCGCCGTAAGTGAGGATGGCTATAATTACCGGGCTTTAAACAATAATCAGCCGGTTTTGGATAACGATGATATTTGCTCAACCGGCGGAGTGCGTGATCCACATATTCTGCGTGGCGAAGATGGTAATTTTTATATGGTGGTTACCGATTTGTATGTTACCGACATGGGCTGGAAAAACTACGCCATGGTTTTGCTGAAATCGGAGGATTTGATCAACTGGCAATCGTCAGTGGTGAATATTCCTGAAGCATTCCCTGAAGAGTTTGGCGATGTTTGGCGTGTGTGGGCACCACAAACCATTTACGACGAGGAAGCGGGAAAATACATGGTTTATTTCTCGATGAAACAGGGCGACGATCCCGATATTATCTATTACGCTTATGCAAACGATGATTTTACTGCTTTGGAAACTGCTCCACAACAATTGTTGTTCAGCCCCACTGGTAATGCCTGTATCGACGCCGATATTATTAAAAAGGATGGGAAATTTTATATGTTCCATAAATCGGAAAGTGGTGAGCCGGGAATTAAACTGGCCATTTCGGATAAACTGACAGAAGGCTATGAATACCCAAGTTTGAAGCGCGTAGATAAGGAATCCGAGAATGTGGAAGGCTCCGGAGTTTTTAAACTGAACAATTCTAACGATTGGATTTTGATGTACGATGTATACGGGCTAGGCCGCTACCAGTTTACAAAAAGTTCCGACCTGCAACATTTTGAAGTGATCGACGAAGCCATTTCTATGAATTTTCATCCACGCCACGGGACGGTGCTGCCGATTACCAAAACAGAGTTAAAACGGTTGATTGCGAAATGGGGAAAAATGAATGATCCGCTGGCAGAAGCCACTGCTGACGGACTAAAAAAACAAAATGTAAACATCGACAGCGAGAAAAGTATAATTCGTTTTCCGGTAAAAAAGGGTGTTGACATTGCTGCTTTTGATCCGCAGTTTAACACATTCTCGGGAGTAAGTGTAACACCGGTAGGACCGCAGGATTTTTCAAACGGAGCGGTTCAATACACCATCGAAATGGAAGGAGTTGGCAAGCAAACCTACAGTGCTATTGTATCTGAAGATCATAACCCGGTGCTGGACGGATTTTATGCCGATCCTGATGTGTTGTACTCCGAAAAAACTGGTAAGTACTACATCTACCCAACCAGCGATGGTTTTCATAACTGGGGTGGTTATTACTTTAAAACGTTCTCTTCAGAGAACCTGGTTGACTGGAAAGATGAGGGGATTATTCTGAACCTGCGAAAAGATGTTAGCTGGGCCGATCACAATGCCTGGGCGCCTTGTATCATTGAGAAGAAAATTGATGGAGTGTATAAATATTTCTTTTATTTCTGTGGTAGACAAAAAATTGGTGTTGCGGTTGCCGATAATCCCGAAGGTCCGTTTGTTGACAGTGGCGAACCCTTAATTAACTGGAAACCTGAAGGGATTACAGGAGGTCAGGAAATTGACCCGGATGTGTTTACCGACCCGGAAACAGGGACAAGTTACCTGTATTGGGGGAACGGTTACTTGGCCGCTGCAGAGCTAAATGATGACATGGTATCGATAAAAAAGGAGACCTTAAAAATTATGACGCCGGATAATACTTTCCGCGAAGGCATTTATGTTATTTACCGCAAAGGAACGTACTATTTTATGTGGGCCGAAGACGATACCCGTAGTCCGAATTACAAAGTGCGTTATGCAACCAGTGATTCGCCATTGGGAGAACTCACTATTCCTGAAAATAACATTGTAATCCAAAAAGACCTTGAAAAAGGGATTCTGGCAACCGGACATAATTCGGCCATTCAGGTTCCCGGAAAAGACGAGTGGTATTTGGTGTATCATCGTTTCACTTACCCAAAAGGAAAAGACATGGGCTACCGTGCCGGTTTTAACCGCGAGGTTTGTATCGATAAACTGGAATTTAGTGCCAACGGTGATATCATTGAAGTAAAACCCACTTTGGAAGGAATTAGCAGATAA